GAGCTAGAATGAGATATATGCGACTAGGTAGTATTttattttctataaaaaaacATGTCTTTTGTCACTGCTAAACaatatttttctaattaaattgCGTTTAGGCTTCAACGGCATGAACTAAATAGAATTGTGAATGAGTGGCATGATCCTAAATATTACTCCCCCGCACTAaatataggttgttttagcttttctacaCACATAGTGTTTACTATGTACGTAGACATAACGCATAtatagatgcatagcaaaagttatgatcCTAGTacagccaaaacgacctacaatttaaaatggatgTAATATATTTGTTTAACTTGGACAATCAATAGTTAAAAATATGATTGGTTTGGCAACGCAAGATTGACGCTATTAGATTTTATCATGAAAAGTAATCTCGCAatagatatatttttatatttaaaaaCAAATACATTCTTTTAGAAATTGGTAATCAATGGTGTACCGTGTTGATATCGTATATATAGGCTACTTATATATTGATGAAGAAAAAGTGGCAAATGTAGAAACGATTAGTGAACATGTTCAAAAATCTTTGGCGTGTCGAGCGATGCACAGAAGCGAGAGATTCAAGATGTTTTTGCGTTGCGTGCTGGACATGCGCGAGTGCGCCCAACTGGCCCAGGACTGGGTGGGCGGGTGGGCTGTGACCTCTGAACTAGGGGCCATTACTCGGAGGGCCAAATTGCCAATCTACCAGTTCGGCgttcgttttttctcttgaACAAAAAATCGCACATTTCCTAGCACTCTGTACTCCTGTCATATTTCGTCCTCGGCAAACGTCCATGGTAAATCTATCTTCTGACAGCGGAAGTTCTTTCTATTATCGACCGACCAGTTTATGGCTGATAGTGGAACTACGGCAAAGATCGATTGCAACAGATAGGGTGAATTCATTCGTTCCAGTGTCCTCGCAAAGATTTTCCTAGCACAACTAATCTTCTAGAATTCAAGGTTAAGAACCAAATGATCCAAGACCGAGCGGCATTCCGATAATTGGCTGCTAAATAGTGGATACCAACTAGGAATGCAATTTCCATTTGTTTTGGATCATGAGATCAACTCAATCAaattaggtcctgtttggatacacaatgctaaactctagcacagtgctaaactttagcaccctcaaatggagtgctaaagtttagcacttgaggttgtttggatacagtgctaaagtttagtacattGGGTGAGAAATAACTACATTACCCTAATTTATGACTGGCTTGAGGAAAAGTgaggaaaagtggagaggagagagagggggcagcAGGGAAAAAAATGagcttgggaccacttttaacacccattagcaccttttagcaccccttgttTGGGAGCCCAAGTGCTAAAAGATGCTAAAAGTGGGGTGGTgctaaaagtggggtgctaaagtttagcacccctccaAACAGGGCTTTAACTAAACATTCCACAATTTGTTTTGGGAGAGAAATATACTAAAGTAGCTAACCCAATAAACGCCATTGACTGGCTAACATCCCTAGTACCAACTATTTAGCGTCCCGGATTTACGTAAAGACTGATTCCAACCTAAAACTTTTATTGGTCTACCATGTTCTCTATGAACTAGTACTACTAATAACGATCAACCCAAGTAACTGGCAGCGGCAGGAAGCCTCGAGCCACCACCAGGCAGTTCACGGTTACCCTAAACCGAAATTAAGGGCAGACGAGCACTAGACAAGGACCATCAGTTCCAGACTAGTTCACAATAATAGTTTCATCGAATTAGGACTCCTTATACAAACTACGTTCGACACTACACGAAGTTTTGTAATAGAAATGGCTCAAATCTGAAGACTCCACTTAACAACACGACATAGTGCAAGTTCAACAGAAATAGTTCCCAACTTTCCAGCATAAAGAATCTCTTAGCCATGGTTGAACGACTGGTACAATGGAACCTGCATGAACAACATAATATCCTGGTTATTTCTTCAAAAACATTAAATGAATTTGCTTACATGTTTTAATTTGTTTGAAATAAAAGAATGCGTATGGTATTTAAGGTCATTTTGAAACTGCAAGTATAGAGACACTTCATGTCATATTGGTCCAATAACCAGAGCACCATAAAGGGAAATGCTCTTGAACACAAAATATGATTGCCAGGATATGTTTTGCTGGCTATCCAAGTCTAAACCGGCAACCTTTAGTTGGGCTACTAATGAATATTTAAGTTCCAATGCTTCACCAATGAGAGACAAGTGTTGCAATTACAGGGACTAGATCCAGTGTACTAAAAAAGCACTGAGCCTTGTACATGGCGTACAGTGTCAGAATCGAGTGATATTCTCACCTGAGACATCATGGGTCCAGTGTTGTCATAGCAATGGGGATACATCATTGCTGGGGGGGGCCAATGTGGGTAAACAGCTGCTCCAGAAGATGACCCCATTGATAGATCAGGTTGGCCAAAGTACACAGTAGGCTGGTTTGTGGACATGCCAGGAGATTGCACATAACCAACACCATACTGCATAAATTGAGGTACAACAAAGTTGAAGGCACCAGGGTTCAAGCTGAAGTCAGGCACTGGGCTCCTAACATACCTGCAAGAGGATATATGTTACTCCTCCATCGTCTCATCATCAACATCAATTGGTGGGAACAAGAATTTACTGATGGATATGCTAACCTTTTGTAATTCCGATCATAGTCAGGATCACTACGATCTTTTTCAGTATCCTTGAAAACTGCGACCCTGGAACGGCTGTTCATTGTGCTGACTTTGATCTCATCAGCAGGAGGCTCAACATTCACTGGCTCATCTCTGCCAGTGGAAAGAGCTCCCAAAACACTTGCAGCATCAGTATCTGCAGAAATGGAACCATTGAAGATGCGCGCTCGAGCTTTATTGTATTCCTCTATCCTCTCTTCAACAGTTTTTGGTGCACCGTTCTTGTTTCCAGCATCAGCTGCGCCATTTTGGAATACTTTGGGCCTTTGATAGATGACAAACTTaagcttctctgctgcttcatgGTCATTTCTTGCTTGTTTGCTGGAAACTTCTGATAAAGCAATCGGTGGATATCTGCTTTCCGGTGTTTTTCTTGCAACTATCCTGCTAACTGAACCATCTACTAAACTATCTGCTACTGTAGTCTCTAAGCCATAATGTTGTGCGACACGATGAGCAGCACAGCGAAGGTATGAAGTTGGAAAGTTCTGGAATTCAAATTCTTGCAGCTGAGGGTTCTGCATAAATTTCTGTATATCCAGTTCCATCCGTAAAACTGTAATAAAGGAGAACCGGAATGATTATCGAAGACTAAGTGTGAACAGTTACCAAGTGACAAATTTGTAGATGAAAACTAGTTGATAGGATTAATCTTCTATTGACCAGCAAATATCTTCAAACCAGACTAAGGTCCAAAAAATACTTTACGAACATACAATAACTAAAAGAAGATTAGAAGCTCTATGCCGTAACAGCGATTCTACTAACCAAATTCAGCTATTTATATTAATAAGCTGTTCAGATAGTTACCTTGATAAGATATTTATGGACTCACGCACATTGTTATTCCATTTCTGCCTTACAGATGAAGTTTAAAGAAATAATAAACAAATGAAGTGAACAACAAGTTAAGTAGTTAACAATAGGATGTATAAAAAGGTATTAAAAACTCAAACTCTATGGCGCAGATTCAGGTACTCAAACTCTAGTGTTTGTTGCATAAGATGACTTACTatggtttgatttgtataaCAAAAAAAGTGCAGTCAGACAAAGCACATGCTTAGGAGTTAGATGAGGTGCACTAAAGCACAAACTTTGCAGAAAAATGGTCAaacgaacaaaaaaaaagaggcaaaAGGTCTTAATTACCCCATTGTTATGGAATGGCAGGAGATAATGCAGGGGATGGCCGGATAGGGGTGGTGAGTTAGACAGGGACACAGGTTTAAACATGATCTTAGCTCATAGGAAGCCATTCACATCACCACTAACTCAAAATACACTTCAGGTTACGGTTCATTGCAAATGCAATCTAACTATCTAAGGTCAAAACAAAGAGCTATAACATGGTTATTCATAGATGTGCTATGAATACAACGGATCACGGATCAGGACAACGTATGTGCAACTGCACTGAGCCACCAATCACATAGTTCATCAGCACATCGCATAGCCCAAGGCAAGTAGGAAATCCAAGGTGATGCGCTTAGTTGTATGTGGCTTGGAAGCAAATTGTTGTCCCTGTACCATTTCCATCCATACGATAGATCCCTCTCCCTACATCAGTACACTGCTAGCTTCATAAAGGCTATAGAAATTGCCCAAAAATGAGCATGATCTAGCGCAGTTAAAAGCCCTGCCACGACAGCAATCATGCTTCCACTCATCATTAATTAAGATATACTAAACCAATAAAACTGTTTAACTAGAGCCAAAATTAAATTAGAGGATACCCATCAGTATGGTTTTCTAACTCACAATTTGCACACTGAAAGCAGAGCACAATCAGCATCCAAGCAAGTAGCAACAATTATGCACGCCACCACAACACAACGAGCTTAAAGGACAGATAAATCAGAAAACTTAATTCGTAAGAATTCCCAGCACTTGTTCACTCCTGTGGCAAATAAAACCGAAGGGGATTCTAATCCCCAATTCCGCACTTTAGAACATAGCAGGCCCAAACCCTAGAGACAAGGGCACGAATCCCGGGCGAAATCCCACCGCCCGCCCACGCGGACCCGCCGCAACAATCACATCCGCGTACGCACGACCCTCGACACCGAAATCGCGAGCCCCCCGAAGCGAGCGACATGGCGAGTGGATAGATGAGGCGGGGTCGGCACGTACCCATGAGGCGGTGGCGAGGGTTGTCGAGCGCCTCGACGAGGAACGGGTCCACGTTGGAGGCGACCCTCTCGtcgacggccaccaccgcctccgccgcccgcgcgccctcgtcggcggctacggcggcgggcggcggcggcggcgacgcggctgCGGCTGGGGAGGAGCTCATCGTGCGGCGGCGGTAGGAGAGGGGGGTTGGGGGGGTGCCGGCCTAGGGTACGCGGGcgcggagaggagagggaggggaggctgCCGTGGACGGACGACGACTCGCCTTTCCCCTCTCCGCGTCCCGATCCCGAAgcggctggctgctgctgcgcctgcgcctgcgcggAGAGAGGAGGCGAAGCGGTGCCCGTCTGCCCGAGAAGAGGAGATGGCCGGGTTCCCAGTGCCAGCACGGCTCCGGATTTTTTAACGCCAAGGGATCGATCTGCGGTGCGGCGCGGTGCGGATGAGGCGACGGGATCGGGCTCGGCTCGTCGCGGGCTCGCGGCCTCGTCGCCTTCGCGGCTGGATGGAGTTGGAATCGGCCGCAGGAGGAGGGCGGTCGCGATCCTGAGCGTTCGCGTGAGATCGGGTGGCCCGAGACGGCTCTGGGGAAAATGCGGCGGGTTTTGTACGCGGCGCGGGCCGCGGGATTTTTTCCGATTCACGCACgagtctgaagtctgaacacgTTATGGTTTCCCTTCAGCTTTTGGATTGTTGAGCACGAGCGCGCGCTGATCAGCGGTGTGGGGAACGGCACGTGGCAATATCTTCTCCACCGATATGCCAGTGGAGGCACAAAATATCTAGGTATAGTTGACGCGAAATATCTGGGAAAATGGAAAGGCAACTTTACTACTTATTACAGTTACTCCAATGATCCAATTCAAGCATTGCACGATGCCATGGAAACATGGACGTAGGGGGATTTTCTCAAAATAGCTAGCTACCCATCATCAACGCTTTCATAGTGTATATATTTAAACAgtgcatgcaaaaaaaaatccatgtaacAAATCTTACCTACGTTTGTTACATGGATTTTCTTTTCAGACTAGCTTGCAAGTCGCTGTTTTGATCTTATGCTACTACATTTTTCTTGAGCACCTGCGAGAATTGTGTGTTATTGCGAAATTGCATCAGCAATGAAAATAATTCAACGGTTACAGCGACCCGTAGGATTACAATGTACACCAATTAAGCTGAATAGGACAAATTGCCAAAACTAATCTAAATCCCTTCGGCTCCTATCGTAACCTACGTGGCTACATCCTAGTACTTCatcagttcaaaaaaaaaagtaacagAATGCACGTTGGTACCATGCGACCATGATGATGAAGCGATCAAGATTACCTTCCTTTTTGACCAAAGGAGGAGGGTGTTTGATCTTAagttaaaatttagtccgtaTCATATCGAAttttcgaaggctaattagaaggattaaatatatGAGTTAatttaaaactaattacatggaTGGAGGCtgattcgcgagatgaatctattaagcataattaattcatcattagcaaatgattactgtagcaacacattgtcaaatctggactaattaggcttaatagattcatctcgtgaattagcctccatctgtacaataggttttgtaattagtctatatttaatactcctaattagtatctaaacatttgacgTGACAGGGACTTATGGAACAGACACCCTAAAGTTTATCTTCTTCCTTGTAAAAACCACACCAGCGAACTAGTTCTCCACTGTTCTACCCAACCGGCAAGCAGATCTAGCGAGGTGGTTTCCAGACaccttatttttcctttttgagtAGGTAAATTTTTTTGTATTCTATTGAAAAGTTGagtttaagaaaaaaaagatatcaTTTGAAAGTTGCTTCATTGTTGTCTTTTACCGTTCACGTTAATTGattattaaaaaaaggaaaaactcaTGGACACACCCCAGCCCAAACAGACACGCGCACCCTAAGTCCCAAACACAAGCACTCACCCAGGTCGGACACATGCACGTCGCCCAGGCCGAGATCCACccgtctttttattttttaacccttttttttaagATTCTCGCAAATACGCCCTGACAAAATCATTTCAAAATATGGACTCTTAGCTTGACGCTATCCACGCTAgcaccaagcttacacgtctcgacgCCAAcatccatgcgcagctgctgacacGAACGCCGACATGGTGGAGGCTTGGCgccgtggatcttggcgccaagcttggggccgtaggccttggcgccgagcaatttaccccataCCTCTTGAcgtttcgaacgaaacaagtataattattctgAAGAGTATGCAAGAAACTATGATGTGGTTCAATTGGTTAGGATGTGGGCTTCTTATCCCAGAGACAAGATTCAACACAGGGGTTTGAACTTAAGTCTCTAGGATAAGAAGNNNNNNNNNNNNNNNNNNNNNNNNNNNNNNNNNNNNNNNNNNNNNNNNNNNNNNNNNNNNNNNNNNNNNNNNNNNNNNNNNNNNNNNNNNNNNNNNNNNNCGATGATAGAGCCACATCCTAACCATTGAACCACAACATAGTTTCTTGCGTActtctcggaataattatacttgttttgTTCAAAACGCCAAGAGGtatggggtaaattgctcggcgccaaggcctactgcgccaagcttggcgtcaAGATCCACgacgccaaggcttggcgctatccgccacgtcggcatccacgtcagcagctgcgcatggatcttggcgccaggatggctggcgccgagatgTGTAAGCTTGGTGCCATCCCGCGAAGCTAAGGGTTtagattttgaaatggttccgcTAGgagcgtatttgtgagaatctttaaAAAAggactaaaaaaacaaaaaaaagatggGAGATTGACATCAACATTGTCCTCCGCCCACCTTCAATCCGAGGCCCTAGCGGTATGCACGCTCCGC
This sequence is a window from Setaria italica strain Yugu1 chromosome III, Setaria_italica_v2.0, whole genome shotgun sequence. Protein-coding genes within it:
- the LOC101778097 gene encoding uncharacterized protein LOC101778097, whose product is MSSSPAAAASPPPPPAAVAADEGARAAEAVVAVDERVASNVDPFLVEALDNPRHRLMVLRMELDIQKFMQNPQLQEFEFQNFPTSYLRCAAHRVAQHYGLETTVADSLVDGSVSRIVARKTPESRYPPIALSEVSSKQARNDHEAAEKLKFVIYQRPKVFQNGAADAGNKNGAPKTVEERIEEYNKARARIFNGSISADTDAASVLGALSTGRDEPVNVEPPADEIKVSTMNSRSRVAVFKDTEKDRSDPDYDRNYKRYVRSPVPDFSLNPGAFNFVVPQFMQYGVGYVQSPGMSTNQPTVYFGQPDLSMGSSSGAAVYPHWPPPAMMYPHCYDNTGPMMSQVPLYQSFNHG